In Macadamia integrifolia cultivar HAES 741 chromosome 12, SCU_Mint_v3, whole genome shotgun sequence, the following are encoded in one genomic region:
- the LOC122057791 gene encoding uncharacterized protein LOC122057791 has product MIQTCSCSGGPASTIEPIRKRLVTASCKTCGGKPLVDWGGSLSGSMVSTGGLELTSVINPDLTWKTVSKGNRSASRRARRPISRNCQRSGTLIDKDPEKVEDMPVSESEKLGVTILGHRFNDKVEHIPIKKRRFLFRPPSPPPQAPSPHPEESDQFTSSQHASGQGSSLNPIVGRKLEAMDSTVRLGQVVDMGIAVDRKNSKEMNESLGHNEDFSGISILAAAACNNSMDGGTNNAEDGSALEVSSMQERSSDVLVNNESCTVVEETRKDHSISCAEVSNEQTEACISAMLVEETTACLVTATSFPEDMACKTNAKAPSSTDKSLAAKQKQLPNERNEASSRSFESLRDDRSHWDLNTVMDAWDSPCLDPIVGAQEDVIGDISAGGCNKKAVELEASELRRGLAATELDNASPVLPVLGNVVSDGHEGIYFHADSKSLAMGMEKSVREDQKADTHACEGKCQSSTCFLGKTPSPETNSAPNSLIGLDGGSKALQNQECSTNIIADQFDDKDTVNHSALPAADTPVSEGNGNAASDVATGKETGGDCPADAERAENICSSPQYLSAVATDKETGDDCPADAEKAENICSSPHSGKHCVGDAMCGIDEVLNEDGEDAGRTSGFLDSVNLPNKPQGTDLMACNPLQSGPFDCAMDLVVGNSDKAHCSPSTICEELPSSRASAGRGEHAVGVDLVVQDGQDFVANATVDSPGQIESEKLKHKPSEQTSGKLEAPGDISSHESYRSSENVAPEDDHFDDVDYGSDISHDDPQVREQESELQVGYDSQYEDGELKEPVLHGWEGNAFEEGEVEHVDYGSDNKEAYDFEAAADYPGSMSVQVDELAECQGGFEANADCKTDQILEKNKQESYVLEAGYHEKRSGTVNRHSREQFGMQNDRTDSKVDKELRGGAEKANGGGELYARGDAGKESTKSATSRMKFIGWDRLPECSRSSVDAKMEARDGDFKRIHSVSCIDGLDSVGYVARMAKTSGRELLSHIEGPISSDILRTNEISNNLDDSNCRAEREPASAQSIGRGGSSLLHMHGRGRGGDRWVDSSRWGPERHRSHGFGHPASRNAAAAAAANIESSGFVVAPDGTVVKAGGFGRRRQSVNASSEGVCRSLVRRGSPLERDEALGIHMELGPVDEMSPDRSLTLERGRSGRFGPQVVGAGLRERHRGSAPDDSSFRMQHPLVTRERSYSPIQRRGAPRLSRSRTKSPSRSRNRSPNVWPSQGGRNGCGIGSGPGLSHHSRSPRNFRSVERVRSPHWRPGFLADHGGFAPTSRIRGSPQHSSRWVDNRKDHVDHFREYGYKQRPSVSERRSPGRIFPRGRRYNLVGSTGRSKPDGYHRPIHPGRFPEMVGAGRGSRYDESDDDRRKHGHRYGFMHPVRRYGTDGPVKRFQYDVEDFAAYDSHNKEATEFHGRGGSPKTYDRGIDSRLGDAPRRSREEKGHFRYGRDWKYDSNSKSFGMRECDEDDARRNFPS; this is encoded by the exons ATG ATTCAGACGTGTTCTTGCTCTGGGGGGCCAGCCTCTACTATAGAGCCAATTAGAAAACGATTAGTGACGGCATCTTGCAAGACTTGTGGTGGGAAACCACTGGTTGATTGGGGAGGGTCTCTATCCGGTAGCATGGTGAGCACAGGGGGATTGGAGCTTACAAGTGTTATCAATCCTGACTTGACTTGGAAGACAGTTTCAAAAGGTAACAGAAGTGCGTCAAGGCGGGCTAGAAGACCCATTTCAAGAAACTGTCAAAGGAGTGGAACTCTGATTGATAAGGACCCAGAGAAGGTTGAGGACATGCCAGTTTCTGAATCTGAGAAG CTTGGAGTGACTATCCTTGGGCACCGGTTTAACGACAAAGTGGAGCATATACCaattaaaaaaaggagatttttgTTTCGGCCGCCATCGCCACCTCCTCAGGCACCTTCTCCACACCCAGAGGAGTCTGATCAGTTTACAAGTAGTCAACATGCTTCAGGTCAGGGGTCTTCTTTAAATCCAATTGTGGGACGGAAATTGGAGGCAATGGACTCAACTGTTAGGTTGGGCCAAGTTGTTGACATGGGTATTGCTGTTGATAGAAAAAActcaaaagagatgaatgaaaGTCTTGGTCACAATGAGGACTTCTCTGGTATTTCAATATTGGCTGCGGCTGCCTGCAATAACAGTATGGACGGTGGGACGAATAATGCTGAGGATGGATCAGCCCTTGAAGTGTCTTCTATGCAAGAGAGATCTTCTGATGTTCTGGTGAATAATGAATCGTGTACTGTGGTGGAGGAAACACGCAAGGACCATAGTATCAGTTGTGCTGAAGTCTCAAATGAGCAAACTGAGGCCTGTATTTCTGCGATGCTTGTGGAAGAAACAACTGCCTGCTTGGTGACAGCCACATCCTTCCCAGAAGATATGGCATGTAAAACAAATGCAAAGGCCCCCTCCTCTACGGATAAATCTCTCGCTGCTAAGCAAAAACAGCTTCCAAATGAGAGGAATGAAGCAAGTTCAAGAAGTTTTGAGTCTTTGCGGGATGATAGATCACACTGGGACTTGAACACTGTTATGGATGCTTGGGACAGTCCATGTCTTGATCCCATTGTGGGCGCTCAGGAAGATGTAATTGGTGATATCTCTGCTGGTGGATGCAATAAGAAGGCAGTGGAGTTGGAAGCTAGTGAGCTGCGAAGGGGACTTGCGGCTACCGAACTTGACAATGCAAGCCCAGTGCTGCCTGTGCTTGGCAATGTTGTGAGTGATGGACATGAGGGCATTTACTTCCATGCAGACTCAAAAAGCTTGGCTATGGGGATGGAGAAATCAGTCAGAGAGGACCAAAAAGCAGATACACATGCCTGTGAGGGAAAATGTCAAAGTTCTACTTGCTTCCTGGGAAAAACTCCTTCACCTGAGACTAATAGTGCTCCGAATAGTTTGATTGGCCTGGATGGTGGATCAAAAGCTTTACAAAATCAGGAATGCTCTACAAACATCATTGCTGATCAGTTTGATGACAAGGACACCGTAAATCATTCTGCCCTTCCTGCAGCTGACACACCAGTCTCTGAGGGAAATGGAAATGCAGCTTCTGATGTTGCTACTGGTAAAGAAACAGGAGGTGATTGCCCTGCTGATGCAGAAAGAGCTGAAAACATTTGCTCAAGTCCTCAGTACCTTTCTGCTGTTGCTACTGATAAAGAAACTGGTGATGATTGTCCTGCTGATGCTGAAAAAGCTGAAAACATTTGCTCAAGTCCTCACTCAGGGAAGCATTGCGTTGGAGATGCTATGTGTGGAATCGACGAAGTTCTGAATGAAGATGGTGAGGATGCTGGCAGAACTTCTGGTTTTCTTGACAGTGTGAACCTCCCAAATAAACCACAGGGCACTGATCTCATGGCATGTAATCCTCTACAATCTGGGCCTTTTGATTGTGCCATGGATCTTGTGGTGGGTAATTCGGATAAAGCTCATTGTTCCCCGTCTACTATCTGTGAAGAGTTGCCTAGTTCACGTGCATCTGCTGGAAGAGGTGAACATGCTGTTGGTGTTGATTTGGTTGTACAAGATGGCCAAGATTTTGTAGCTAATGCCACAGTTGATTCTCCAGGTCAGATTGAATCTGAAAAACTCAAGCATAAGCCTTCTGAACAGACTTCAGGGAAACTGGAAGCACCAGGTGACATTAGTTCTCATGAGTCCTATAGAAGCTCTGAAAATGTTGCTCCAGAAGATGATCATTTTGATGACGTTGATTATGGTTCAGACATTTCACATGATGATCCCCAAGTGAGGGAACAGGAGAGCGAACTTCAGGTAGGTTATGATTCTCAGTATGAGGATGGAGAGTTGAAGGAGCCGGTTCTACATGGTTGGGAAGGGAATGCATTTGaggaaggggaagttgagcatGTTGACTATGGATCAGACAACAAAGAAGCATATGACTTTGAAGCTGCAGCTGATTATCCGGGGTCCATGTCTGTACAGGTTGATGAACTGGCAGAATGCCAAGGTGGGTTTGAGGCGAATGCCGACTGTAAAACAGACCAAATTTTGGAGAAGAATAAGCAAGAAAGCTATGTTCTGGAAGCAGGATATCATGAGAAAAGGTCAGGGACAGTGAATAGACACTCAAGGGAGCAGTTTGGTATGCAAAATGACCGAACAGATTCCAAGGTTGACAAGGAATTAAGGGGAGGTGCTGAAAAGGCGAATGGAGGTGGTGAACTTTATGCCAGAGGAGATGCTGGGAAGGAGTCGACCAAATCGGCAacttcaaggatgaaatttatTGGATGGGATCGATTACCTGAATGCAGCAGAAGTTCTGTGGATGCAAAAATGGAAGCCAGAGATGGTGATTTTAAAAGGATTCATTCTGTTTCTTGTATTGATGGGCTTGATTCTGTGGGTTATGTGGCAAGGATGGCAAAAACTTCAGGGCGGGAGTTGCTTTCCCATATTGAGGGACCCATATCTTCTGATATTTTGCGTACAAATGAGAT aTCCAACAACCTGGATGATTCAAATTGTAGAGCTGAAAGAGAACCTGCTTCTGCACAATCCATTGGAAGGGGTGGATCCTCTTTGCTGCATATGCATGGTAGGGGGCGGGGAGGTGATCGTTGGGTTGATTCTTCCCGTTGGGGTCCAGAACGTCACCGTTCACATGGTTTTGGGCACCCTGCATCAAGGAATGCTGCTGCAGCAGCAGCTGCAAATATAGAGAGCAGTGGTTTTGTTGTTGCTCCGGATGGTACAGTTGTAAAAGCAGGTGGTTTCGGAAGGCGTAGACAATCTGTAAATGCTTCTTCTGAAGGTGTGTGCCGCTCTCTTGTCCGAAGGGGATCACCATTAGAAAGGGATGAGGCTCTTGGCATACATATGGAACTTGGTCCAGTGGACGAGATGAGCCCTGATAGGAGCCTTACTCTTGAAAGGGGTAGGTCTGGAAGATTTGGTCCACAAGTGGTAGGTGCTGGCCTCAGGGAGAGACATCGAGGATCTGCTCCTGATGATTCTTCCTTCCGCATGCAACATCCTTTAGTCACGAGAGAACGGAGCTATTCCCCCATTCAAAGAAGGGGGGCTCCTCGTCTATCTCGATCCCGTACAAAATCTCCATCAAGATCTAGAAATCGTTCTCCCAATGTATGGCCATCTCAAGGGGGAAGAAATGGGTGTGGGATTGGTAGTGGTCCAGGTTTAAGTCATCACAGTAGAAGTCCTCGAAATTTCAGGTCTGTGGAGAGGGTGCGGTCACCTCATTGGCGGCCGGGTTTCTTAGCAGATCATGGTGGTTTTGCCCCAACGTCCAGAATCCGTGGTTCTCCACAACATTCTTCCCGATGGGTTGACAATAGGAAAGATCATGTTGATCATTTTAGGGAGTATGGCTACAAGCAGCGTCCTTCGGTTTCAGAAAGAAGATCGCCTGGAAGAATTTTCCCACGAGGTCGTAGGTATAATTTGGTGGGTTCCACGGGAAGATCAAAGCCAGATGGATATCACAGACCCATACATCCTGGAAGGTTTCCTGAGATGGTTGGAGCTGGAAGAGGGTCTCGGTATGATGAAAGTGATGATGATAGGAGGAAACATGGTCACAGATATGGGTTTATGCATCCCGTAAGGCGTTATGGTACTGATGGCCCTGTAAAGAGGTTCCAATATGATGTGGAAGATTTTGCTGCTTATGATTCTCATAACAAGGAGGCAACAGAGTTCCATGGTAGAGGAGGAAGTCCTAAGACCTATGACAGGGGTATTGACAGCAGGCTTGGGGATGCACCTAGGAGAtctagagaagagaaaggcCATTTCAGATATGGTCGAGACTGGAAGTatgattccaattccaagtcaTTTGGAATGCGAGAATGTGATGAAGATGATGCACGAAGGAATTTCCCTTCATGA